In uncultured Methanobrevibacter sp., a single genomic region encodes these proteins:
- a CDS encoding TatD family hydrolase, whose amino-acid sequence MDNLIDIGLNLMHSSFKKDRVEIIEEAKKVGVNQFIITGTNVHSSQMAAEYASKYPGTLFSTSGVHPHDAKTCNGHSMFELEKIAKNDCVVAIGECGLDYNRNFSPQDLQRKWFEAQVELAERTDMPLFLHEREAHEDLYNILKRHDSVVEKSVVHCFTGTKAEAQNYVDLGCYIGVTGWICDMKRGRDLQEAVSAIPPEKLMIETDAPFLIPKNFDKKPKKNRNEPKYLPHILNTIALCMGIDAEELANQVNKNTKEFFKI is encoded by the coding sequence GTGGATAATCTCATAGACATTGGATTGAATTTGATGCATTCCTCCTTTAAAAAAGACCGAGTCGAAATCATAGAGGAGGCTAAAAAGGTGGGCGTAAATCAGTTCATCATAACTGGAACCAATGTCCATTCAAGCCAAATGGCCGCAGAGTATGCAAGCAAATACCCTGGCACATTATTTTCAACATCAGGGGTTCACCCTCATGATGCCAAAACATGTAATGGACACAGCATGTTTGAACTTGAAAAAATAGCCAAAAATGACTGTGTTGTTGCCATTGGCGAATGCGGTCTTGACTACAACAGGAACTTCTCACCACAGGACCTTCAGAGAAAATGGTTTGAAGCACAGGTGGAACTTGCAGAAAGAACCGACATGCCCCTATTCTTGCATGAAAGGGAGGCTCACGAAGATTTGTACAACATCCTGAAAAGACATGACAGTGTTGTTGAAAAATCAGTGGTTCACTGTTTTACAGGAACAAAAGCCGAAGCTCAAAATTATGTAGATTTAGGATGTTACATTGGTGTGACCGGTTGGATTTGTGACATGAAAAGAGGAAGAGACCTTCAGGAAGCAGTTAGTGCAATTCCTCCTGAAAAATTGATGATAGAGACAGATGCACCATTCCTAATTCCTAAAAACTTTGACAAAAAACCGAAAAAGAACAGAAACGAACCTAAATATTTACCTCATATCCTCAACACAATTGCATTATGCATGGGAATTGATGCAGAAGAACTTGCAAATCAGGTTAATAAAAATACTAAAGAATTTTTTAAAATATAA
- a CDS encoding DUF2116 family Zn-ribbon domain-containing protein translates to MAVDPHKHCPICGTPIPLNELVCSPDCQKVWDARLNQRKRSQIILYVVIAIFLIIWAVMTFLK, encoded by the coding sequence ATGGCAGTAGACCCTCATAAACATTGCCCAATATGTGGAACCCCAATACCGTTAAATGAACTTGTATGCTCACCGGATTGTCAAAAAGTCTGGGATGCAAGATTGAACCAGAGAAAAAGATCACAAATAATTTTATATGTAGTTATTGCAATATTCTTAATAATTTGGGCAGTAATGACATTCTTAAAATAA
- a CDS encoding YbjQ family protein, translating into MILTSSNTLENKKIIEYKGLVTGESLIGANIYKDLFSGVRDVVGGRTSRYEAEIQKARDISLNSMIEKAEQLDANAIIGLKISYDNLGGTMGNTILVTAYGTAIKFE; encoded by the coding sequence ATGATTTTAACATCTTCCAACACTCTTGAAAACAAGAAAATCATCGAATATAAAGGATTGGTTACCGGCGAATCATTAATCGGTGCCAATATTTATAAGGACTTGTTTTCAGGAGTTCGTGATGTGGTAGGTGGAAGAACATCAAGATATGAAGCGGAAATCCAAAAAGCCCGTGACATATCCCTCAACAGTATGATTGAAAAGGCGGAACAGCTAGATGCAAATGCCATTATCGGACTTAAGATTTCTTACGACAATCTTGGCGGAACCATGGGAAACACAATACTTGTAACTGCCTATGGAACTGCCATAAAATTTGAATAA